In Excalfactoria chinensis isolate bCotChi1 chromosome 20, bCotChi1.hap2, whole genome shotgun sequence, a genomic segment contains:
- the GNB1 gene encoding guanine nucleotide-binding protein G(I)/G(S)/G(T) subunit beta-1 codes for MSELDQLRQEAEQLKNQIRDARKACADATLAQITANIDPVGRIQMRTRRTLRGHLAKIYAMHWGTDSRLLVSASQDGKLIIWDSYTTNKVHAIPLRSSWVMTCAYAPSGNYVACGGLDNICSIYNLKTREGNVRVSRELAGHTGYLSCCRFLDDNQIVTSSGDTTCALWDIETGQQTTTFTGHTGDVMSLSLAPDARCFVSGACDASAKLWDVREGMCRQTFTGHESDINAICFFPNGNAFATGSDDATCRLFDLRADQELMVYSHDNIICGITSVAFSKSGRLLLAGYDDFNCNVWDTLKADRAGVLAGHDNRVSCLGVTDDGMAVATGSWDSFLKIWN; via the exons ATGAGTGAGCTTGACCAGCTACGCCAGGAGGCTGAGCAACTGAAAAACCAAATCAGA GATGCTAGAAAAGCGTGTGCAGATGCCACCTTGGCTCAG ATCACAGCCAATATTGACCCGGTGGGGAGAATTCAAATGCGCACCAGGAGAACGCTCCGAGGACACCTGGCCAAAATTTATGCAATGCACTGGGGGACTGATTCCAG gctTCTAGTTAGTGCCTCCCAGGATGGCAAACTTATAATTTGGGACAGCTATACTACAAACAAG gtGCATGCTATTCCCCTGCGTTCGTCTTGGGTCATGACTTGTGCATATGCGCCTTCTGGAAACTATGTGGCTTGTGGTGGTCTTGATAACATCTGTTCCATTTATAACTTGAAAACTCGTGAAGGGAATGTACGTGTCAGCCGTGAACTAGCTGGGCATACAG gatACTTGTCATGCTGTCGTTTCTTGGATGATAATCAAATTGTTACCAGCTCTGGCGACACCACTTG CGCTCTCTGGGATATAGAAACTGGTCAGCAGACAACTACATTTACTGGGCACACTGGAGATGTCATGAGTTTGTCTCTGGCTCCTGATGCTCGGTGTTTCGTTTCCGGTGCCTGCGATGCCTCTGCCAAACTGTGGGATGTTAGAGAAGGAATGTGTCGGCAAACCTTCACTGGCCACGAGTCGGACATCAACGCCATCTGT TTCTTCCCCAATGGCAATGCATTTGCCACAGGATCAGATGATGCTACATGCAGGCTTTTTGATCTTCGGGCTGATCAGGAACTTATGGTTTATTCACATGATAACATCATCTGTGGCATCACCTCTGTAGCATTTTCCAAGAGCGGACGTCTCCTCCTAGCTGGTTACGATGACTTCAACTGCAATGTTTGGGATACGCTGAAAGCTGATAGAGCAG GTGTCCTTGCTGGTCATGATAACCGTGTCAGTTGCTTAGGCGTGACTGATGATGGTATGGCAGTGGCAACAGGGTCATGGGACAGCTTCCTCAAGATCTGGAACTGA